In the Candidatus Woesearchaeota archaeon genome, one interval contains:
- a CDS encoding zinc finger domain-containing protein, with product MTEAKFDEYGNKLVNEPGCVSFKCPACGETEISRSRKARELSKEYVCPKCGFIGP from the coding sequence ATGACAGAAGCAAAATTTGATGAATACGGTAATAAACTCGTAAACGAACCAGGATGTGTTAGTTTTAAATGTCCTGCTTGTGGTGAGACTGAAATTTCAAGAAGTAGAAAAGCAAGAGAACTCTCTAAAGAGTATGTTTGTCCAAAATGTGGTTTCATTGGACCTTAA
- a CDS encoding peptidylprolyl isomerase: MVVLETSFGDIHIELDEINAPITTQNFLLYVNEGFYDGTIFHRVIGNFMIQGGGFLPDTTQKETKSPIVLESYNGLKNNIGTIAMARTNVPNSATSQFFINVENNSQLNFESPQNPGYAVFGKVILGMDVVNQIRNVETTTKAQQANWPQEDVIIKRAYQLN, encoded by the coding sequence ATTGTAGTCTTAGAAACTTCCTTTGGAGATATTCATATTGAATTAGATGAGATAAATGCACCAATTACTACTCAAAATTTTTTATTATATGTAAATGAAGGTTTTTATGATGGGACTATCTTTCATAGAGTAATAGGTAATTTTATGATTCAAGGAGGAGGGTTTTTACCAGACACAACACAAAAAGAAACAAAATCACCTATTGTTTTAGAATCTTACAATGGTTTAAAAAATAATATTGGAACAATTGCTATGGCAAGAACTAATGTACCAAATAGTGCAACAAGTCAGTTTTTCATAAATGTTGAAAATAATTCACAATTAAATTTTGAAAGTCCACAAAATCCAGGATACGCTGTATTTGGAAAAGTTATTCTTGGAATGGATGTTGTAAATCAAATAAGGAATGTTGAGACTACAACAAAAGCTCAACAGGCAAATTGGCCACAAGAAGATGTGATTATAAAAAGAGCTTATCAGTTAAATTAA
- a CDS encoding peptidylprolyl isomerase yields MENDKTIVVFETTKGNIEIELFLDESPMTAGNFKKLVEEGFYDKTKFHRVIPNFMVQGGDPLSKNNSMTNRWGTGGPGYAIQDEFIEGLSNKRGTLSMANSGPNSGGSQFFINTVNNTNLDWDKAPASSKHPVFGKVTSGMEIVDAISKVRTTGSDRPLEDIEIIKAYIKN; encoded by the coding sequence ATGGAAAACGATAAAACAATAGTAGTATTTGAAACTACAAAAGGAAACATAGAAATTGAACTATTCTTAGATGAGAGTCCAATGACAGCAGGAAACTTCAAGAAATTGGTTGAAGAAGGATTTTACGACAAAACTAAATTCCACAGAGTAATCCCTAACTTTATGGTTCAAGGTGGAGACCCTCTATCTAAGAACAACTCAATGACTAACAGATGGGGTACTGGTGGTCCTGGTTATGCAATTCAAGATGAATTCATTGAAGGATTATCAAACAAGAGAGGAACTCTCTCAATGGCTAATTCAGGTCCAAACTCTGGAGGATCACAATTTTTCATTAATACTGTAAACAATACTAACCTAGATTGGGACAAAGCTCCTGCTTCATCCAAACATCCAGTATTTGGTAAAGTTACTTCAGGCATGGAAATTGTAGATGCAATCTCAAAAGTAAGAACAACAGGTTCAGATAGACCTCTTGAAGATATTGAAATCATCAAGGCATATATCAAAAATTAA
- a CDS encoding HAD hydrolase-like protein: MNNKLILFDIDDTLFDNHDYKIKSRNASLNNLRIWLKKDYKLEYSFDELNSLVDKIYRKDTGNSHIYDQLLYSLGLPREDVIKLVVKCVMHHHNTNSEMIECNNVKTTLKELKNRRYTLGICSSGKEFRQWDKLVRINIEEYFDTKFVFITGKINNYLRRNAKDLIFYKKIKKKIKKIGFSNVYMVGNKFRDDVLTSYHVGFESFLVKSYSFNEIEDTFNCFKITRPILNDLSELLEHTQ; encoded by the coding sequence ATGAATAATAAATTAATTTTGTTTGACATTGATGATACTCTATTTGATAATCATGATTACAAAATTAAATCTAGAAATGCAAGTTTAAACAATCTAAGAATATGGCTAAAAAAAGATTATAAATTAGAATACAGTTTTGATGAATTAAATTCTTTAGTTGATAAAATTTATAGAAAAGATACCGGAAACTCCCACATATATGACCAACTACTGTACTCTTTAGGACTGCCTAGAGAAGATGTAATTAAATTAGTTGTGAAATGTGTAATGCATCATCATAATACTAATTCTGAGATGATAGAATGTAATAATGTCAAGACAACATTAAAAGAATTAAAAAATAGAAGATATACTTTAGGTATTTGTTCTTCAGGAAAAGAATTTAGACAATGGGACAAATTAGTTAGAATTAATATTGAAGAATATTTTGATACTAAATTTGTTTTTATAACAGGAAAAATTAATAATTATCTTAGAAGAAATGCAAAAGACTTAATTTTCTATAAAAAAATTAAAAAGAAAATAAAAAAAATTGGTTTTAGTAATGTATATATGGTTGGAAATAAATTTAGAGATGATGTTTTAACTTCTTATCATGTAGGCTTTGAATCTTTTTTAGTAAAATCCTACAGTTTTAATGAAATTGAAGATACATTTAATTGCTTTAAAATAACTAGGCCAATATTAAATGATCTCTCCGAACTATTAGAGCATACACAATAA
- the twy1 gene encoding 4-demethylwyosine synthase TYW1, giving the protein MSNNEENNSPKLRLTPKVEESLIKKQYGVYNHSAVQICSWNKKALTGKGVCYKERFYGIRCHSCMEMAPTVMWCQQNCTFCWRPMEYMKNLTIKKEEVDEPKEIIENLILKRQKLMNGFGGHNDLNKEKFKDAQIPTHYSISLSGEPTMYPKLPEMVEYLKKLERTETIFVVSNGQEPEYFEKLKGNLQYQPTQLYISLDASTPEIFDKVNKSLYKDGWERLNQSLENMSKINCRKVIRMTQIKGLNDNESDLKGYKELIEKSKADIIEVKAYMYLGLSRNRHTRDQMPEWEDVQEFAKKICDYLGNYEIEGEMNNSLILLLRRKDSPYTLKIEKFENHN; this is encoded by the coding sequence ATGTCAAACAATGAAGAAAATAATTCTCCTAAACTAAGACTTACTCCTAAAGTTGAAGAAAGTTTAATCAAAAAACAATACGGTGTATATAATCATTCTGCAGTTCAAATATGTTCTTGGAATAAAAAAGCTCTAACAGGAAAAGGAGTATGTTATAAAGAAAGATTCTATGGAATCAGATGTCATTCATGTATGGAAATGGCGCCAACAGTAATGTGGTGTCAACAAAACTGTACTTTTTGTTGGAGACCAATGGAATACATGAAAAATCTTACAATAAAAAAAGAAGAAGTAGATGAACCAAAAGAAATAATTGAAAATTTAATTCTAAAAAGACAAAAACTAATGAATGGATTTGGTGGTCACAACGATTTAAACAAAGAAAAATTCAAAGATGCACAAATTCCTACACATTACTCAATATCTCTTAGTGGAGAGCCTACAATGTACCCCAAATTACCTGAAATGGTCGAGTATCTTAAAAAATTAGAAAGAACTGAAACAATATTTGTAGTATCCAATGGACAAGAACCAGAATACTTTGAAAAACTAAAAGGAAATCTACAATATCAACCAACACAACTCTACATTTCACTTGATGCATCAACTCCTGAAATATTTGATAAAGTAAACAAATCATTATACAAAGATGGTTGGGAAAGATTAAACCAATCTCTTGAAAACATGTCCAAAATAAATTGTAGAAAAGTCATAAGGATGACCCAGATAAAAGGATTAAATGATAATGAATCTGACTTAAAAGGTTACAAAGAACTAATTGAAAAATCAAAAGCTGATATAATTGAAGTAAAAGCTTATATGTACTTAGGTCTTTCAAGAAATAGACATACAAGAGACCAAATGCCTGAATGGGAAGATGTTCAAGAATTTGCCAAAAAGATTTGTGATTATTTAGGAAATTATGAAATAGAAGGAGAAATGAACAATTCATTAATATTATTACTAAGAAGAAAGGATTCCCCATACACATTAAAAATTGAAAAATTTGAGAACCATAATTAA
- the thrH gene encoding bifunctional phosphoserine phosphatase/homoserine phosphotransferase ThrH: MNIVCADLEGVFIPEIWVNVAKKTGIEELKMTTRDEPDYDKLMKMRLEIIEKNGLTIKDIQDVIETMEPLPGAKEFLDWLREENQLIILSDTFMEFGMPFMRKLRLPTLFCHELEISGEGKITDYKLRMPNHKKEAVQRFKELNYQVIAFGDSYNDTNMLKIADIGFLFMPPQNVIDEFPQFPVANNYEELKVLVSEALKGLNLSHINN, from the coding sequence ATGAATATAGTATGTGCTGATTTAGAGGGCGTGTTTATTCCTGAGATTTGGGTTAATGTTGCCAAAAAAACTGGAATTGAAGAGTTGAAAATGACTACAAGAGATGAACCTGATTATGATAAGCTTATGAAAATGAGACTTGAAATAATTGAAAAAAATGGTTTAACTATTAAGGATATTCAAGATGTGATTGAAACTATGGAACCACTTCCTGGTGCAAAAGAGTTTTTAGATTGGCTGAGGGAAGAGAATCAATTGATTATTTTATCAGATACTTTTATGGAGTTTGGAATGCCATTTATGAGAAAATTAAGGTTGCCTACTTTGTTTTGTCATGAGTTGGAGATTAGCGGAGAAGGAAAAATTACTGATTATAAATTAAGGATGCCTAATCATAAGAAAGAGGCGGTGCAAAGATTTAAGGAATTAAATTATCAAGTTATTGCTTTTGGAGATTCTTATAATGATACTAATATGTTAAAGATTGCCGATATTGGATTTTTATTTATGCCTCCTCAAAATGTGATTGATGAGTTTCCACAGTTTCCTGTTGCAAATAATTATGAAGAATTAAAAGTATTAGTTAGTGAAGCATTGAAAGGACTTAATTTATCTCACATTAATAATTAA
- a CDS encoding DUF4405 domain-containing protein: MNKQRTIFSFMLISLLMLISIGFSQTTSCPYGEVNEPFPGTCTLYIDQDSNKICDLSEEQTITIDETHDLITGQELKTKTVEEVANIYGINSHTYAHALRDQFGINNIEPQTSFQLLHDNYGVEPSIAKDVANALKTGTTITQTAVEETQINITPKYEFILLTLLIFLMYAFTFTLSKAKQIKYINHLRFWNIMLLLSFLIAGITGILLVIRINYGIAFDMPFNILYWHVELGIVMAVLSILHVLKHLRYFKVMF; the protein is encoded by the coding sequence ATGAACAAACAAAGAACTATTTTCTCTTTCATGTTAATATCATTATTAATGTTAATATCAATTGGATTTTCTCAAACAACATCTTGTCCATATGGAGAAGTCAATGAACCTTTCCCTGGAACATGTACACTCTACATAGATCAAGATTCAAATAAAATCTGCGACTTATCTGAAGAACAAACAATTACAATAGATGAAACTCATGATTTAATCACAGGTCAAGAACTAAAAACAAAAACTGTAGAAGAAGTCGCAAATATTTATGGTATTAATTCACACACATACGCTCACGCTCTAAGAGATCAATTTGGCATAAATAACATTGAACCACAAACTTCATTTCAACTTCTACATGACAATTACGGTGTTGAACCATCAATTGCAAAAGATGTAGCAAATGCCCTAAAAACAGGAACAACAATCACCCAAACTGCAGTAGAAGAAACACAAATAAATATAACACCTAAATATGAATTCATACTATTAACATTATTAATATTTTTGATGTATGCATTTACATTTACATTAAGCAAAGCAAAACAAATCAAATACATCAACCATTTAAGATTCTGGAATATAATGCTTCTTTTAAGTTTTCTAATCGCAGGAATCACAGGAATCCTTTTAGTAATTAGAATAAATTATGGTATTGCATTTGACATGCCATTTAACATATTATATTGGCATGTAGAATTAGGAATTGTAATGGCAGTTTTATCAATACTGCATGTTCTAAAACATTTAAGATATTTTAAAGTAATGTTTTGA
- a CDS encoding phenylalanine--tRNA ligase subunit alpha, whose product MTEELKKIIYSLHPLERKVLPEIELKDINEISKKTNLSEAEVNTAISMLEEKKYVIVEKLETTYISLDKFGEKFVKGDLPETKLLKEIIDKPKAMSKIKLDKDEISAALGILKKEKLIDIKNDGEMILSATENAKKFLKESYNPLNNFKTEVIEILMNKEQQETFENFKQRKGFLKKYNKIKYEIIYTNKGKDITTEIKSKYLNLDLIEALDTSMLKTGSWKDKEFRHYKADLEVPILDIGRRHPMMEANNVIRDVFVEMGFKEMQGPIIESEFWCFDALWIPQDHPARDDQDTFFLDGKAKVPTDYKEKVKTMHEEGIKRTHTAKDDFSDEITSRRILRTHSTATTFRTLHELSQKEKRGEDINGKYFYCAHNFRNEAIDATHLAEFFQAEGFIIGDNLSLADLMGFVKEYYAKLGITQIRFKPTFNPYTEPSMEAHYYDPKMDKWYALINSGIFRPETLKPLGLENKTIIAWGMGATRVAALLSKANNLRELTGTTCDLEWLKTRPLMNRTIVNKGGKK is encoded by the coding sequence ATGACTGAAGAACTCAAAAAAATAATCTACTCACTTCACCCTCTAGAGAGGAAAGTTTTACCTGAAATTGAACTAAAAGATATAAACGAAATTTCAAAAAAAACTAACCTTAGTGAAGCAGAAGTAAACACAGCAATTAGTATGCTTGAAGAAAAAAAATATGTAATTGTTGAAAAATTAGAAACTACTTATATAAGTCTTGACAAATTTGGAGAAAAGTTTGTAAAAGGAGATTTACCTGAAACAAAACTTCTAAAAGAAATAATTGATAAACCAAAAGCAATGTCTAAAATCAAACTAGACAAAGATGAAATTTCTGCAGCCTTAGGTATATTAAAAAAAGAAAAATTAATTGATATCAAAAATGATGGTGAAATGATTCTTAGCGCAACAGAAAATGCTAAAAAATTTCTTAAAGAATCATACAATCCACTAAATAATTTCAAAACAGAAGTAATTGAGATTTTAATGAATAAAGAACAACAAGAAACATTTGAAAACTTCAAACAAAGAAAAGGATTCTTAAAAAAATATAATAAAATAAAATATGAAATTATCTACACTAACAAAGGTAAAGATATCACAACTGAGATTAAATCAAAATACCTAAATTTAGACTTAATTGAAGCACTAGATACAAGTATGTTAAAAACAGGTTCTTGGAAAGACAAAGAATTTAGACACTACAAAGCAGACTTAGAAGTACCTATTTTAGATATTGGAAGAAGACATCCGATGATGGAAGCAAATAATGTAATTAGAGATGTATTTGTTGAGATGGGTTTCAAAGAAATGCAAGGACCAATTATTGAGAGTGAATTTTGGTGTTTTGATGCTCTATGGATTCCTCAAGACCACCCTGCAAGAGATGACCAAGACACATTCTTTCTAGATGGAAAAGCAAAAGTTCCTACAGATTATAAAGAAAAAGTTAAGACAATGCATGAAGAAGGAATCAAAAGAACTCATACTGCAAAAGATGACTTTAGTGATGAAATAACTTCAAGAAGAATTCTAAGAACACACTCAACTGCAACAACATTTAGAACACTTCATGAATTATCTCAAAAAGAAAAAAGAGGAGAAGATATCAATGGTAAATATTTTTACTGTGCTCATAACTTTAGAAACGAAGCAATCGATGCAACGCATCTTGCAGAATTCTTCCAAGCTGAAGGATTTATTATCGGAGACAATCTATCACTAGCTGATTTAATGGGATTTGTAAAAGAATACTATGCAAAACTTGGAATTACTCAAATTAGATTCAAACCAACATTCAACCCATATACAGAGCCATCAATGGAAGCTCACTACTATGACCCTAAAATGGATAAATGGTATGCCCTAATTAATTCAGGAATATTTAGACCTGAAACTCTAAAACCTCTAGGACTTGAAAATAAAACAATTATAGCATGGGGAATGGGAGCAACAAGAGTTGCAGCTCTACTATCAAAAGCAAACAACCTAAGAGAACTAACTGGAACAACTTGCGATTTAGAATGGTTAAAAACAAGGCCACTAATGAACAGAACAATAGTAAATAAAGGAGGTAAAAAATAA
- the pheT gene encoding phenylalanine--tRNA ligase subunit beta, translated as MVLVLAKQSQINKYVGKELSVEEIKETLVDMGMDIKGDSEGEDPELKIEITAEKLDMISAVGIGRAIKYYREIETQIPKYSIEDSGEKLIVKSSAKKSRPKTVAAIIRDVPMSQAFLDEIIEIQEKIHDSFGRNRKKAAIGIYPIDKIEFPITYGSEDPKNIKFQPLESTKEMNGHEILKEHDTGKKYAHLLDGLKTYPVFRDNSGKVLSMPPVINSHDTGRVELNHKDLFIECSGHNLNHLDNVLKILITTLIDMGAKAQSMEVIYEGDNEKYTLDLNSFSDEFDLDYANKLIGFNLKPEEVEKYLNRMMFGLKSIEGSKIKIEIPIFRTDVWHDVDIADDLARAYGYKNINPTFPNISSVGETLEFSQFKEKISDTMTKLEFLELYTYSITSTTEHFKKMNIVEEKEEYMKINDSAEQGINMVRSQILPDNLTSLNRNRKNKYPQKVFENGITVQLDKECDTGAKNQFNLSVSIADPKSNYTSIKGILDTLMKLNEIEFEIKESNLNFLIDGRQADIFVRGHKVGYIGELHPQILENFGLLVPISSMEINLDKIFELK; from the coding sequence ATGGTTTTAGTACTAGCAAAACAATCTCAAATAAATAAATATGTTGGAAAAGAATTAAGTGTTGAAGAAATCAAAGAAACTTTAGTTGATATGGGTATGGACATTAAAGGAGATAGTGAAGGTGAGGATCCTGAATTAAAAATAGAAATCACTGCAGAAAAATTAGATATGATCTCAGCAGTTGGAATCGGAAGAGCAATAAAATATTACAGAGAAATTGAAACACAAATTCCTAAATATAGCATTGAAGATTCTGGAGAAAAATTAATTGTGAAATCATCCGCAAAAAAATCTAGACCAAAAACTGTTGCAGCAATAATTAGAGATGTTCCAATGTCTCAAGCATTCCTAGATGAAATTATCGAAATTCAAGAAAAAATCCATGACTCATTTGGTCGTAACAGAAAAAAAGCAGCAATTGGAATTTACCCTATAGACAAAATTGAATTCCCTATAACATACGGAAGTGAAGATCCTAAAAATATAAAATTTCAACCTCTTGAATCAACCAAAGAAATGAATGGACATGAAATATTAAAAGAACATGATACTGGAAAGAAATATGCTCATCTATTAGATGGTCTTAAAACATATCCTGTATTTAGAGATAACTCTGGAAAAGTATTAAGTATGCCTCCAGTTATCAATTCACATGACACTGGACGAGTTGAACTAAATCATAAAGACTTATTCATTGAATGCTCTGGTCACAACCTAAACCACCTTGATAATGTACTAAAAATTCTTATAACAACTCTAATTGATATGGGAGCTAAAGCTCAAAGCATGGAAGTAATCTATGAAGGAGATAATGAGAAATACACGCTTGATTTAAACAGCTTTTCTGATGAATTTGATCTAGATTATGCTAACAAACTAATCGGATTCAATTTGAAACCTGAAGAAGTTGAAAAATATTTAAATAGAATGATGTTTGGACTAAAAAGTATTGAAGGTTCAAAAATCAAAATTGAAATTCCAATCTTTAGAACTGATGTCTGGCATGATGTAGATATTGCAGATGATTTAGCAAGAGCATATGGATATAAGAATATAAATCCTACATTTCCTAATATATCTTCAGTTGGAGAAACTTTAGAATTTTCACAATTCAAAGAGAAAATTTCAGACACAATGACTAAATTAGAATTCTTAGAATTATACACTTATTCAATAACTTCAACTACTGAGCATTTCAAGAAAATGAATATTGTAGAAGAAAAAGAAGAATACATGAAAATTAATGATAGTGCAGAGCAAGGAATAAATATGGTAAGAAGTCAAATCCTACCTGACAATTTAACATCACTTAACAGAAATAGGAAAAATAAATACCCTCAAAAAGTATTCGAAAATGGGATAACTGTTCAATTAGATAAAGAATGCGACACTGGGGCTAAAAATCAATTCAATCTTTCAGTCTCAATTGCAGACCCAAAATCAAATTATACTTCAATAAAAGGAATCCTTGACACATTAATGAAATTAAATGAAATAGAATTTGAAATAAAAGAAAGTAATTTGAATTTTCTAATAGATGGAAGACAAGCAGATATTTTTGTAAGAGGTCATAAAGTAGGATACATTGGAGAACTACATCCACAAATTTTAGAAAACTTTGGACTACTAGTACCTATAAGTTCAATGGAAATAAACTTAGATAAAATCTTTGAATTAAAATAA
- a CDS encoding mechanosensitive ion channel — protein MLFFVSNLGFDVTTLLAGLSIGGLAVAFALQNVLADIFASISIYIDKPFKKGDLSFFIYFSLSSFLRY, from the coding sequence ATTTTATTTTTTGTGTCTAATTTAGGGTTTGATGTTACAACTTTGCTTGCTGGACTTAGTATTGGTGGTTTGGCAGTAGCTTTTGCTTTGCAAAATGTTTTAGCAGATATTTTTGCTTCTATTTCTATTTATATTGATAAGCCATTTAAGAAAGGAGATTTAAGCTTTTTCATATATTTTTCTTTGTCTTCTTTTTTGAGATATTAA
- a CDS encoding transglutaminase-like domain-containing protein, giving the protein MGIKKELIITVIVLCLFITGGFIFSKTDKIDTYEQKEINLTLNVYVNNIGSAPALNVPLRLALPTNQNEYQIVKNINFSKEPEKITEDIIGNKFAHYTIEQVDPFSSINFTINISLLMKATDFNIQKDDIKNYDEDVNKFILESSMINYREPEIQNIANIISQNSSNIVDIAWNSYEWVIDNINYQQIAGENDALTTLKNREGGSAELGNLYVALLRANGIPARRVSGWGKNFQLGEEYHLAKFAHGWAEFYLPDYGWVPVDPTWGQNKKFDYFAKTYPSHIVMTKGSDIHFLKRGLFTKPYGDTTIKTDYVVKVNSYQTQNLSYKRTIMYNLLFLGPLFFVLFLISQKRRQRKIYEKA; this is encoded by the coding sequence ATGGGAATAAAAAAAGAGTTAATTATAACTGTAATTGTTTTGTGTTTGTTCATAACAGGAGGTTTTATATTTTCTAAGACTGATAAAATAGACACTTATGAACAAAAAGAGATTAATTTAACATTAAATGTTTATGTAAATAATATTGGTTCGGCTCCTGCTTTAAATGTTCCTTTAAGATTAGCTTTACCTACTAATCAAAATGAATATCAAATTGTGAAAAATATTAATTTTTCAAAAGAACCTGAAAAAATTACAGAAGATATTATTGGAAATAAATTTGCTCATTATACTATTGAACAAGTAGACCCATTTTCATCAATAAATTTCACAATAAATATCTCTTTATTGATGAAGGCTACTGATTTTAATATTCAAAAAGATGATATTAAGAATTATGATGAAGATGTAAATAAATTTATTTTAGAAAGTTCAATGATTAATTACAGGGAGCCAGAAATTCAAAATATAGCTAATATTATATCTCAAAATTCTAGCAATATTGTTGATATTGCTTGGAATTCTTATGAGTGGGTTATTGACAATATTAATTATCAACAAATAGCTGGAGAAAATGATGCTTTAACTACTTTAAAAAATAGGGAAGGTGGTTCTGCAGAACTAGGAAATTTATATGTTGCTTTACTTAGGGCCAATGGAATTCCAGCAAGAAGAGTTTCAGGATGGGGTAAAAACTTTCAATTAGGTGAAGAATATCATTTAGCTAAATTTGCCCATGGTTGGGCAGAATTTTATCTTCCAGATTATGGTTGGGTGCCAGTAGATCCAACTTGGGGTCAAAATAAAAAATTTGATTATTTTGCAAAGACATATCCTTCCCATATTGTAATGACTAAAGGGAGTGATATACATTTTTTAAAAAGGGGATTATTTACAAAACCTTATGGTGATACAACTATTAAAACAGATTATGTTGTAAAAGTTAATAGTTATCAAACTCAAAACTTATCTTATAAAAGGACTATTATGTATAATTTATTATTTTTAGGTCCTCTATTTTTTGTTTTATTTTTAATATCTCAAAAAAGAAGACAAAGAAAAATATATGAAAAAGCTTAA
- a CDS encoding alpha-L-glutamate ligase-like protein — translation MKLLKKLIGTIITIFIVYFVLTYEILISFIALNPETWILLIGANFYLALKSDLRLFDNLRFNNLFKKLKNKKDVLSLNERNREYISKYNPINLFSSLNKDDMKISFHQLGIPTPKTYMFIECEEDLENLYNSIYDKKSFVIKPTKGLGGEGILVIDKKEGSFYIKDKEITFDEIKNHIKQILEGQYSNDSEDKAIIEEKIIVAKEYSKYFYPGVFDIRVIVFCGFPVMAMMRIPTKESKGLANIHKDAITVGVDIGSGKCVNPQWKSHGGSLKYHPDTNFDLTKIHISNWNEILKISCLAQGASKLNYAGVDVAVSNNGPLILEVNKRPGLEIQNANMQGLLKRLKFIEDKLSSIRFLDIKDRIELVKKYNKEKWE, via the coding sequence TTGAAACTTCTAAAAAAATTAATTGGGACAATTATTACAATATTTATAGTATATTTTGTTTTAACTTATGAAATTTTAATTAGTTTTATTGCCTTAAATCCTGAAACTTGGATTTTGTTAATAGGAGCTAATTTTTACTTGGCATTAAAATCAGATTTAAGATTATTTGATAATTTGAGATTTAATAATTTGTTTAAAAAATTAAAAAATAAAAAAGATGTTTTAAGTTTAAATGAGAGAAATAGAGAATATATTTCTAAGTATAATCCAATAAATCTTTTCTCTAGTTTAAATAAAGATGATATGAAAATTAGTTTTCATCAATTAGGCATCCCTACTCCGAAAACTTATATGTTTATTGAGTGTGAAGAAGATTTAGAGAATTTATATAACTCAATTTATGATAAGAAAAGTTTTGTAATAAAACCGACAAAAGGTTTAGGAGGTGAAGGAATTTTAGTTATAGATAAAAAAGAAGGTAGTTTTTATATTAAAGATAAAGAGATTACTTTTGATGAAATTAAAAATCATATTAAACAGATTTTAGAAGGTCAATATTCGAACGATAGTGAAGATAAAGCAATAATTGAAGAAAAAATTATTGTTGCAAAAGAATATTCTAAATATTTTTATCCAGGAGTTTTTGATATTAGAGTTATTGTTTTTTGTGGATTTCCAGTAATGGCTATGATGAGGATTCCTACTAAAGAATCAAAAGGTTTAGCAAACATCCATAAGGACGCAATTACTGTTGGAGTAGACATTGGGTCAGGAAAATGTGTTAATCCTCAATGGAAGTCGCATGGAGGGTCTTTAAAGTATCATCCAGATACTAATTTTGATTTAACTAAAATACATATTTCTAATTGGAATGAGATATTAAAAATATCTTGCCTTGCTCAAGGTGCAAGTAAGTTAAATTATGCGGGAGTTGATGTTGCAGTTAGTAATAATGGTCCATTAATTTTAGAAGTAAATAAAAGACCTGGGCTTGAGATACAAAATGCTAATATGCAAGGGCTCCTTAAAAGATTAAAATTTATTGAAGATAAATTATCCTCAATTAGATTTTTAGATATTAAAGATAGAATTGAGTTAGTTAAAAAATATAATAAAGAAAAATGGGAATAA